The Polyangium mundeleinium genome contains the following window.
CGCAGAGAGACCCCATCACCGGCGAGCCGCGCGGGGTCTCCGGCGAGCTCGCGCGCGAATTCGCCAAACGACTCGGCATCCCGATCGAGTTCGTCACCTTCGACGCCGCTGGCAAGGTATTCGAGGCTTTGAAGCGCGGCGAATGGGACATCGCCTTCCTGGCGATCGATCCGGTGCGCGCGGCCGAGATCGACTTCACGGGGCCTTATGTGCTGATCGAGGGCGCCTACGTCGTGCCGAAGGACTCGCCCATCAAGACCACCGACGAGGTGGACCGCGACGACATCCGTGTCGCCGCCGCCAAGGGCAGCGCGTATGAACTTCATCTGACGCGGACACTCGAGCGCGCCAAAGTCGTCACACAGCCGACCGGCTCCGAGGCCTGCGAGATGTTCCTGCGCGACAAACTGGAGGTCGCCGCCGGCGTGAAGCAGCCGATGACCAAATTCGCCGAGGAGCATCCCGAGACGCGCCTGATCCCCGGCCGCTTCATGGCGATCGAGCAGGCGATGGGCATGCCGAAGGGCCGCGACGCAGGCGTGCGCGCGCTCCGCGCGTTCGTCGAGGAGATGAAGGCGTCCGGCTTCGTCGCGAGGGCACTCGAGCGCAGCGGCCAGAACGAGGCGGTCGTCGCGCCGCCGACGCCGATTTGATCCGCGCATTCACCGTCGCGGGGGTGGCCCGTCATGGCGGAGGGTGGCGGCTGCCAGGGATGAGCGATGTCGTGCTCGGCAATCGTCGCATGTTTGTTCAAGGGGCAATGCCCCGGGTCGGGTCAAGGGCGGAAGCCCTTGTGGGGTGAAGGGGCAACGCCCCTTCGCTCTCGGTCGAGAGCGGCAGCTCGACGCAGAAGGTCGAGCCCCGGCCGATCTCGCTCGACACACGAATTCGGCCGCCGTGCGCCTCGACGATGGTGCGCGTGATGTAGAGGCCGAGCCCGAGCCCCCCGTAATGCTGCGACGAGACGCCGCGTCGAAATCGTTCGAAGAGCTGCGCCTGCACCTCGGCCGGGATCCCGATCCCGCGGTCCGTCACCGAGAGCCGTGCGACCCGATCTTCTCCGGTGATGGTGATGTCGATCGGCTGGCGTTCCCCGAACTTGATCGCGTTGGTGAGGAGGTTGGTCACGACCTGCTCCAGGCGGTGCGGGTCCCACCGGCCGATGACCGGCTGCTCCGCGCGCACGGCAATCGCGCTGCCTGACCGCGCGATCTGATCGCCGAGGTGGGCGACGACCTCGTCGACGAGCGCGCGCAGCTCGACGGGCGCTGGGTACAGCTCGAGCCTCCCCGCCTGGATCCGGGAAACGTCGAGGAGCATATCGATGAGGTCGGCGAGGCGCTTGACCTGGCGGTCAGAGAGGGCGACCGCGGATCGCACGCGCTCGACGTCCATGCCCCGCGCGAGCCTTTGCCCCAGCGATTGAATGGCGAGCTGCAGGCTGGTGAGCGGGGTGCGGAGCTCGTGCGAGGCGATCGAAAGGAACTCGTCCCGTAGCTGCACGGCCTCCTCCGCTGCCGTGCGCGCGCGCCGCTCGTCCAGGAGGAGCTGATCGCGCTGCTGCTCGGCGCGCACGCGCGCGGTGATGTCGCGGAAGCTCCAGACCCGCCCGACCACGCGCCCGCCGAGGCGCTGGGGCTGCGAATAACGCTCGAAGATGCGCCCGTCCGCGAACGGGATGACATCGAAGCTGGACTTCTCGGGCGAGGCATAGAGAGCGCGGATCCTTTGCAGGAACGTCTCGGGATCGAGGAGCTGGTCGCAGACGAACGTACGGAACGTGTCGTCCGACCCGGTGGAGAGGATCTCGTCCGGGATGCGCCACATCGCCGCGAACCTGTGATTCTGACGCACGACGCGCTGCTCGTCGTCGACGACGAGGATGCCGTCCGCCGTCGATTCGAGCGTGGCCTCGAGGAGCGAGTAGGAATGGCGGAGCACCTCCTCGGCGCGCCGTCGCTCCGCGTTCTCCTGCTGCAAATCCGCATAGAGGCGCGCATTCTCGATGGAGTTGGCCGCCTGGGCCGAGAGATGCCGGATCACCTCGACGCGATCGGGGGTGAAAGCAGAGCGGGTGAGGTCGTTGTCGAGATAGATCACGCCGGCGAGGCGGCCCTTGTAGACGAGGGGCGCGGCGAGCGAGGAGCACGGCGCACCGCCGGCGAAGCAGGGATCGCGCCCGAACGGCCCGTCGATCGCGAGGTCGTCGAGCAGGACGGTCTCGCGCGTCCGCGCCACGTACGTGACGACGCTGGCCGGCAGGTCCTTGCGGTCCTCGAGGGGCGCCGCGCCAAGCACGTGGACGGCCGCCTCGCCGATGCGGTGCTCGGCCTCGACGACGAGCCGTCCGTCACGCAGCAGCAGCAGGACGCCGCGCCGCGCGCCGGCATTCTCGACCAGGATGCGCATGAGCGCGTCGAGCAGGCGCTCGAGGACGATCTCGCCCGAGATGGCCTGGGAGGCCTTGAGCACCGAGCCGAGGTCGAGCGCGGTGCTGGCGGGCGCAGCGGCCTCCGGGCCCATCGCGCCGCGAAGGATCTCGCTGGGGACGAGGTCGGGGTACGCGCGTTCGAGGCGCCGCATCGCCTCGGTCGCGCCCCAGCGGCCGTACGCCCGGTGCGCCTTGGTCAGGTAGGCGCAGGCGACGGTGGTCTTGCCGAGAGCGCGGAAGGACAGGCCGGCGAGCTCGTTGGCGAGCGCCTCGTCGTGGAGGTAGCCGCCGCGCTGCGCGAGGGCGATCGCCTCGTCGTAGCGCTCCCACGCGGCGTGCGCGTCGCCGCGGACGCGCGCGAGCTCGGCGTCGAGCAGGGCGCTGCGGTGCGCCAGGTTCTCCGGGCAGAGGTCCGCCCAGCGCGAGAGTTTTTTAGCGAAGATCTCCGCGCGGGCGAGGAAGAGCACGCGCTCGTCGGGGGAGACCACGTCCGCCGCCTGCGTGAGCGCGACGCCGGCGTAGACATGGAACGCAGCGGCGCCCTGCCAGGACACCACGGTCGGGATCTCGATGTTCAGCGAGAGCGCGGTGCGCGCCGCTTCCTCGAACGCGCCCTGGAAGACGCCGAGGAGCACGACGTAGAACTGCGCGAGGGAAGTCGAGACCAGGTTGTCCATCCGGCGGGACTCCTCGATCACCTCGTCGATGTCGACCCATGCGCCCTTGAGCTTGGCCGGGCGCGCGGTCTCGACCGAGAGCTGGTGCGCCAACTGTCCGATCGCGTCGACTATCCAGGTGATGGTGTCGAACTCGTCGAGCTTGCATATCGGCTGGTAACTCTGCGCCTCGGCGAGGAGGTCGGAGAGCGGCAGGCCGCGCAGGAGGCTGTTCGTGATGGCGTTGACTGTGTTGTAGAACGCCCAGATGTACTGGCCCGTCTCGAGCCCGGCGTGCATCCCCGCGAGCAGCGACTTCTGGCAGGCGGGGTAGCCCTCTCTCCAGTGCTGTACGTGGCCGCCCCACAAGTGCCGGAGCATCGCCTCGGATTTCTTGTCCGGGTGGCGCTCCGAAAGGTCGATGGCAGCGCGGCCAAAGCGGTAGCCGAGCTCGACGTCGCCGCGGGCGCAGAGGGACGTCCCGAAGGTGATGCAGCCGTAGATCGCGTGCTTCGACAGGCCGTGGCGCAGCGTGTTCTCGAGGATCTTCGCGACCATGATGGTGAGGTTGTTGGGGCTCAAGAACCAGCCGGGAGCAAAGAGCTCCTGGAGCACGTCCTGCATGGCGCGGATCTCCGGGTCCACGAGCGGCGGCAGGCCTGGGAGCGCATCGAGCGTCTTTTCCCGGACGAGATCCATCGTCGCCTGGACTTGGGCGTTGACCATGGATTCGTCGGGGAACGGGGGCAGGTCGAGCCCGAACGGGCGCAGGGCCGCGAGTCCCTCCGCGAGCGCGGCGGGCAGGTCGTTCTTGAGCACCTGCACGTTCATCTTGAGCCGCAGCACCTCGGTGCGATCGAGCCGGCTCGCGGTCCGCTCCAGGCTGTCGGAGAGGACCGCGAGGGCGTCGTCGTGCCGGCCGCAGAGCGAGAGCATGAGGCCGGTCTTCTTCGCGTACTCGAGGCGGAGCGGGTACTGCGACGTCCAGGCATCCTCGGGAAGGCGCAGGAGGCCGAGCTTCAGGTAGCGCAGGGCGGCGCCGAAGGCGGCCGCGTCCTCGGCGCGGCAGGCGGCCTCGAGGCTCATGCGGGCGATGCGCAGGCGCTCCGCGGGGTCCGACACGAGGTCGCCCGCGTTGTTCAGGTGGCCGACGACGTCGAAGAGGTTCTGGTTCTCGGAGAGGTCCAGCTTGCCCGCGAGCAGCCGGCCGATCCGGAGGTGGAAGGCGGGCCGGTCCGCCTCCGGGATCATCGCATAGGCGCCCTCCTGGACCTTGTCATGAGCGAAGCGGTAGCCCTCGCGGCGGGCGATCACGAGCCCCTCGCTGACGGCGGGATCGAGGCGACCGTACGCGTCTTCCGGCGAGCACTCGCTCACCGTGGCGAGCACGTCGAGCTCGAACCGGTTGCCGATCGCCGCGGCGAGCTTCAGGGCCGCCTGGGTCGTCGCGGGTAGCCGCGCGATGGTGCGCACCATGAGGTCGACGACGTTGTCCGTGTACGCGAGCGCATCGATCTTGGCGAGGTCCCAGCGCCATCCCGACCCGGCTGCGAACGTGAGCACGCCGTGGTCGTGCAGCGACCGGACGAACTCCTTGACGAAGAACGGGTTGCCGCCGGTCTTCTTCAGCACCGCATCGGCGAACGGCCCGCAGTCGTCGCGCTTGAGGCTGTCCGAGAGCATCTCGAGCAGGTGCGGGCGCGCGAGCGGGGCGAGGACGATGTCGCGCACGACGAGCCCGGCGTGCTCGAGCTCCTCGATGGCCAGGACGAACGGGTGCCCGGGCGAGACCTCGTTGTCGCGGTAAGCGCCGCAGAAGAAGAGCGCCTCGAGCGAGTCGTCGGCGAGGAGCGCCCGGAGCAGCCCGAGGCTCGCGGGGTCGATCCACTGCAGATCGTCGAGGAACAGGACGAGCGGGTGCGCGTGCCGCGCGAACACCGAGACGAAGAGCAAGAAGCACCGGTTCAGGCGGTTCTGCGCCTCGACGGGCCCGAGCTCGGGGACGGGCGGCTGCGCGCCGAGCACGTGGGATAACGAGGGGATGACGTCGCAGATCACCTGCCCGTTCGGGCCGAGCACGTCGAGGAGCAACCGCCGCCACGCCTCGCTCCGCGCCTCGCTCTCGGTGAGGATCTGCCGCACGAGGCCGTCGAACGCCTGGATCACCGCGCTGTAGGGCGTGTCGCGGTTGTACTGGTCGTATTTGCCGCTCGTGAAATAGCCCTTCTGCCGCGCGAGCGGCTTCAGGATCTCGTGAACGAGCGAGGATTTGCCGATGCCCGAGTAGCCGGAGACGAGGACGATCTCGCGGCTCCCCGCGAGCGCGCGCTCGAACGCGGCGGTGAGCGCCTCGATGTCATGCTCGCGGCCGTAGAGCTTCTGGTGGATCCGGAAGAGGTCCTGACGATCGCGCTGGCCCACGACGAAGGGCTCGATCGTCCCCGTGCCGCGCAGGGCCTCACGGCAGCGCTCGAGGTCGGCGAGCAGGCCCTCGGCGCTCTGGTAGCGGTCCTCGGCGTTTTTCGCGAGCAGCTTGAGCACGACGTCGGAGACGGCCTCGGGGATCGTCGGATCGACGCGGGACGGCGGCGCGGGCGCGAGGGCGAGGTGCGCGTGGATGAGCTCCATCGGGTCCAGGACCTCGAAGGGGCGCTGACCCGTGAGCATCTGGTAAAGGATGACGCCGAGCGCATAAAGGTCGGTCCGGTAGTCGACGCCGCGGTTCATGCGGCCGGTCTGCTCGGGGGAGATGTAGGGCAGCACGTCGGCGATCACCGCCGGCTCGTAGAGCCGCTCGTGCGCGCGGGTGATCTCGGCGTCGACGCCGAAGTTCTTGATCTTGACCGCGCCGTGCGCGCCGACGAGCACGTTTTGCGGGCGCAGGTCGCGGTGGACGAGCCCCGCCGCGTGCACCACGGCGAGGCCTTCGGCGAGCGCGGCCGCGAGATCGAGCGCATCGACGACGGGCATTCTGCGTGACGGACGCGCGGCGAGGATCCGCGCGAGATCGCGGCCCGGGAAGTCCTCGAGGACGACGATCAAGGAGCCCGCGAGCTCCTCGACGCCGCGCAGCGCGACGAGGCGGGGCGAGGCGATGCGCGCGATGCGCTCGTACTGGTGCTTGAAGCGCGCGACCTCGGCGCGCGTCGATCCTTCCGCGCGGAGGATTTTCAGCAAAACCGGGACGCCGTCGCCCTCGCGGTACGCGCGGTACAGGCTAAAATCGGCGCTTTCCTCGATCTTCTCCCGGAGCGCGTAGCCTCTCCCGACGACCATTGAAGACCTTGCTCACTCGCCCGTGCAAGGCGGCGCATATGACAAGCTACTTATATGCCGAAGGGTGAGCAAGTTCGGGGAACGCCAGCCGATAGACATCACCATCACCGGAGAAGATCGGGTCGCACGGCTCTCGGTGACGGACCGCGGGAGCGGAGGCGGGCGCGGGAGCGGGAGGGGAAGCCCGCCCCGGTCGTCCTGCCAGGTGCTTATAGCGTGACGTCGGAGAGTCGCGACATCGATGCTTACAAGGGGAAGCGAACCGCTCTCCCGCTCGATCTCGGCGAGATATGAGCAACTCGAAGCCGGCGATATCGATTTCGGCGGCGTACATGTCTCCTTGTGGCGACGGGGGGCGGATGGTGACCGTGATGGTGCGGGGAGCGCGTCCGTCCGCAGGGGTCCATTGCAGCTTCTGGATTTGCATGGGCGAGGTCATTGCTTGGCGCAGTCCCGGGGACACCGAAGGTCCGCGTGTGGCGCGTCCGGGGCTCGATGCAAATGGGCACGTTCGAGGCGCGATGGGCCTCGCGCCCCGAAAGCCCTCATCTCTCCTTGCCACCCAGCGGCTCCTGAGGAACCCTGCGAGGCTCGCAGATGAAGATCACAACGGTCATGAACGGCGTCCGCTGCTCGAGCCGGCGAGCCTCGCATCCACAGCGGTTCGCGGCGCTCGCATGTGCTGCCTTGGTCGTCAGTTGCACGCAAGCACCGCCGCAAGCACCGCCGCAAGCACCGCCGCAGGCGCGACAGGAGGTGGTGTCTCCCTCCCCCGCCACCGCTGCGGCACCGCCGCCCCCTGTCGCCGAGGTTCAGGTCGATGGTCCGCGCATTCGCGTCGCCTTGAAGGAAATTCGCGTCGACGATGCGGCCGTACCTTGGGACCCCGCGCTCCTTCGAGACCGGCTCCAGAAGATCGATCCCCTCTTCGAGGCGCTGCGCGAGCTTCGCAAGCCCGGAATCGACCGGCTTGCTTCCGGCGAATGCGTCTTCGAGGTCGAGCCCGACGTCCCCTTCACGGCCGCGGCCAGCGCCATCATGACGAGCGCGTTTGCAGGCTGCCCAGTGGCATGGGTGTCGACCGGCTCGGGGTGGCTGAAGTTGCGGACGCCCCTTCCGCTGCCTCCCGGCACGCCGCTCCCGGCGCCCGAAAGCAGAGTTCCCTCGCGCCGGCAGAGCGCGCTGCACATCGGCCCGACGGAGCTCGAGCTCACGGTCTTCGCGGTCGTGCCGCCCGCCTCCGGCGCGGGCCGCGAGCAGCTCGAAAAAGTCGTGCATCGGACGGTCGAGCGTGGGACGTCGGCGGCCCGCGAGCTCGGCAGCGCGCTCGTCGGGGCTTGCCAGCAGGCTCCGCGTCCCTGTCCAGCAGGCCTGTGGTTGACCGCGGATGCGGACGTGCTTTTCAGCGAGGCCGCGCGCGCTCTCGGGGCGATCGTCGACGTGCAGAAGGCAGCTCCCGCCGCTGGTGGTGGGGCAGCGGAGGTCTTGGTGAGCTTTCGGTCCCGTGGCACCGGGCCTATCGATCAGCTCCCTCCTGCCATTCGGCTCGGAAGCCTCCAGGTATCCGGCCGTCTCCCACCGGGGGAGATCCAGCGCATCGCTCGGAGCAACTTCGGCACATTCCGGGCCTGCTACGAGGAGGGGTTGAAGCGGAATCCCAACCTGGAAGGGCGCATCGGTGTGCGTTTCGTGATCGGAAAGGACGGTCGCGTGACGAAAGCCGGTGCGGTCCCGGACCCAACCGCGGAGTTCGCGACCGAGAGATCGGAGCCGCTGCTGCCAGACGAAAAGGTCGTCGCGTGCGTCGTCGGGGCGTTCGAGAAGCTCGTTTTTCCTGCGCCGGAGGGGGGGATCGTGACCGTGGTGTATCCCATCCAATTCTCTCCGGGAAGCTGAGCGGGCAAAGGCCCGTCGAACGCGTGCTTCCCGCCCAGGGCGAGCGTGATCGTTCAGGGGCCGGAGCTGGGGAGGGCGAGCGCGTCTTCGAGAGCCCGGCACGCATGCAGGTTCCAGACGAACCACATCATCGAGCCGCCCGTTTGGACCACGTCCCACACGGCGACGGATTTGCCGAGCACCTCGTTGTGCTCGCCGCCGAGGCAGGTCTTTTCCTTGGGTTTGGGCACATCATCGAGCTTCGTGCGGTCCGCGCCCCAGGCTTCGAAGGTCGTGGCGTCGGCGCAGCGGTGTTTCTCCCGGCACAGGGCGATGGCCCGCTCCGTGGCCTGGTAGGTCCATGCCTCGGTGCTGTAGAACGGCACGCACTCGATGATGCGTTCGAGCTTCTGCGCGATTTCGTCGGGCGAGTGTTTCCCGGCGAGGACCTGCGCGACACGCGTGCGGACCTCGCGATCAAACTGCGCAGGGGTCTTCGCCTCGGCTCTGCGGGACCACGTCGTGTCCGTGTCGCCGTCATAGTGGAAGACGACGAAGCCGCCGGGCTCGGCGATTTTCCGGGCGATGTAATGCCAGAGGTCTCGCTTTTTACGCTCGTCTTTGGCCTTCGTGCTCCGCCATTGATTCGCGATCAGGACGGGCCGGATGTCGTCATCGACGGGGACGAGCTCGACGCGGGGCGTGTACCCATTCTCCTCGAACCGGTTCAGCAACTTCTGAACAATGGCCCGGAGGCCACGCCATGTAGGCTCGCTCGAATCCTCCGAGAGCAGCGCGATGGAGAAGCGCGGCCTCACCAGAGGCCCTCGGTGCGGAGCACCTCGCTGACGTGCTGGATGCCGGTCTGGTAGGCGACGTAGAAGCGCTCGGCTTCCTCCTCGTTGAAATTGCGCCAGACCATCTGCTCGCGCCCGTCGGGGCCGAGGGCCGTGGTGCACCGGATGAAGGTGGTGCGGACGGCTTCGGCGGATTCGATGGGGATGTGGTCGAGGAGGAAAGGGTGTTGCGTCGCGAGGAAGCTCTGGCGGTCTTGCATGCGGTCGAAGCAGAGCTCGATCCATTCGTGGTGCAGGCCGTTGAGGAGTTCGTCGATGACGAGCGGGAGATCCTGCCGGACGGCGAGGTACCACAGGAAGCAGAAGAGCCGCTTCTGACCGAAGCTCAGGAGCTGGTGGGAAACCTGAGAGCCGTCTGCACGGCGGAACAGGCAATCGAAGCCCTGATAGATCGTCCCAGCCTGCGATTGCTGGAGCATTCGCAGGTATAGCTCGGCGGAAGCGAAGCCGAGCGCGGTTGGAATCCGCGAAAGCACGCCGAGCTCATCGAAGGGAATGCACAGCGGTTCAGGCGATTTGGGCTTGTGTGATGCAATGTTCACGAAGCCTTTGGGTAGCCATTCGCCGAATTCAATCCGGGGCCCGTGCACTTTGAAGGAAGCTTGCGTGATGACATCCAAAGTAGCGACAGCCTCATCGAGCCGGTCAACACGTCCCCAGACGTTGAATGTTTCAAAAATGACATCCCAAACTTGGGAGGGGAGGCTGTCGATTATGTCGGGAATGCTCAACATGGCGACGAGCACCCGCATACCCGCCCGGCCCCCCGCCCTCCCCTCGAAAGTCTTCGCGGACCCCTTCGCAGGCGTCCAGGTTACTCGCGTGCCGGTGACCTCGGCGCATCCGATCGTAGTGCCCGCGTCACGAACAGTCATCGTCCAGGCATCGTCGAACTCTGCCTCCTCGCCGAATAGCGGTGCGAGGCCCCTGGGTTTGGCTGGAGTACGAATCGCCCGCATCTCGAGCTGTGTATCGCCCTCCTCCAGCCACCACGTCAGATCGAACCCCGCATCCTCCTTCGCGAATCCCGACAGGTCATCATTCGTGACCGCGGCGATCACATCGAGCAGCGTCGACTTGCCCGTCGCGTTTTTCCCGAGCAGGACGTTGAACGTGGGGCCGAAGCGGAGATCCGTCCCGGGCTTGACGTTGCGGAATCGGTCGATCCGGAGCCGCGTGAGCCGCACCATGCGGGTCTTCTTACCGTCGCCCACCCCGGATGCATAGGGCCAAAGCCGGCCGCCCCGTCGCCCACGCAAGCGCACCCCTCTGCCCCATGAGCCCACCTCCTTGCTCGCAGAAGGGAGCACGCCGTCGTCCTCCGGGGAGCATGACGACGTCCTCCCGGAGCATGACGACATCCGCGGGGAGCACGCCGTCGTCCTCCGGGGAGCATGACGACGTCCGCGGGGAGCATGACGACGTCCTCCCGGAGCATGACGACATCCGCGGGGAGCACGCCGTCGTCCTCCGGGGAGCATGACGACGTCCGCGGGGAGCACGCCGTCGTCCGCCGGGGAGCATGACGACGTCCGCGGGGAGCACGCCGTCGTCCTCCGGGAGCATGAAGACGTCCGCCGAGAGCATGAAGACGTCCGCCGGGAGCATGAAGACGTCCGCCGGGAGCACGCCGTCGTCCTCCGGGAGCATGACGACGCGCGCCGGGAGCACGCCATCGTCCGCCGGGAGCGCGACGCGACGCTAGAACCGCCCCATCACCACGAGCCCCTGCATCGCCCCGCTCACGACCGGCACCACGGTGACCTTCGCTGGCGCCGGGCTCGGGTGCGCTTCGGGATTGATCCACCCGAGCACCAATCCAAGAAAGACCCCCGCCGCGCCCACGCCGAGCGCCGTGGTCGCGACCCGCCCGTCGGTCGTCGCTTTCTCGCGGAGCGCATACCCCTCGGCGTCACATTTGTCCGGATCCGACGTGAGGCAATGCTGCTTCGTCGCCGCATTCGCCTCGTCCGAGCGAGACGCATACACTGCGCCGGCCACGATCGCAGAGGCGCCCGTGGTCATGACGAGCGCCGCCGCAATGCGGGGGCCCGTCCAGAAGGGGGCCGGCGGAGGCGGCGGCGCCGCGGGGGGTTCGGCCCAGGCGATCGAGGGGAGCACGAGGGCGGCCAGGAAAAAGGGCAGGGAGCGCATGTCAGAGGTCGAAGAGCTCGTCGTCCTGGCCCGCGTCCTCCTCGGCGAGGAGCGCCTCCGCGTGCTTGGCGACCGATTCGAAGAATTTTTGCTCGGGTGATTTCGAGGGCAATCGGGCCGCGGCCTCGCGGGCCTGCGAGCGCAGGAGCGTCTCGCTGCGATCCGCCCGGGCGCCCGAGCGAGGCCGCGCCTGGCCCGTGACGACCGAGAAGAGCGCGCTCCGGACACGCTCGAAGCAGCCCTCGCCGGTCGCGTGCGCCCGCCGGAGGAGCGTGGCGACGAGCTCGAGGTGCGCGAAGAGGAAGGTGGGCGGCGCCTCTTCGAGGAGCGCGGAGATCGCTTCGAGCTCGCTCTCGCCGCCGTCCTGCACCCACTCGGAGAGGACTTCGACCGTCGGCAAGGCGAACGAGCGCGAGGCGTCGTGGAAGAGGCGCGCGGCGTGGAAACGGACCCAGCCAATGCGGGCCCGCGCGAGGTGGCGGACGCGGCGCAGGAGCGAGAGCCACTCCGGCGAGCGCGTGAGGCCGGCGAGGATGGCCGAGAGGCCCTCCGGCGGGAGCGGCTCGTACTCCTCCGCCCCTGCGACGGCCCCGGACGCGGCGCGCGCGATGCGCTCGATGAAGAGGCCCGCGACGTCCTCCGGCAGGCGTTTGCCCGCGTGGTGGAGGAATCGCATCGTGGAGTGGCCGTCGAGGCTACGCGCCGCGCCGAGGCGCGTGAGGAAGAGGATGATTTCCTCCTCGGAGAGCGCGCCTTCGGAGAAGAGGCCGCCCGCGTCGAGGGCGCCGAAGAGGGCCTCGGCGACCTCGGGGCCCTCGGAGAGGTCGACGCCGACGGCGAGCTCGACCGCGTCGCGCGGGGAGGATTTGGCGAGGGTGCGGAGCGCCCCGAGCGCCGCGCGGCGGACGAAGCCGTCGCGGTGTCCGAGGAGGTGGCGGAGCGCTTCGCGATCGCCGGGCAGGGGCTTTTCGACCCAGCGATGGAAGACCTGCGCGAGCGAGGCGCAGAGCGTGGGGTTGCCGCCCGTGACGATGGTGTCGACGAGGGCCTCGGCGCGATCGGGCGCGGCCTCGCGGAGTGCATGCAACAAGGAGGCGACGTGCGGGCCGAGCGGGCTCTCGGGCGCGCCCATGACGGCCTCGCAGATCGCCGCGGCCGCCGCCGGATGCATGCGGGAGAGGACGTGCAGGAGGAGGCGCGGGGAGCCGGACTTGCCCGCGAGCGCGAGGGCTTCGAGCGCCGCGCCGAGCCATTCGGCCGTCTGCGCAGGCGGGTGGCCCTCGGCGAGCATCTCGTCGACGACCGCGCGACACGCGTCGGCCGAGCGTCGCTCGACGCCCCCGCGATCGACCTCGCCCGAGCCCGGGATCTCGCTCGCCGGCAGGTCGATCATGCCGCGCTGCGCGGGTGAGCGTTGCGTGAGGGCCTCGTAGAGCCTGCGCTCGGCCGAGGTCGGGACGGTGCCAAGGGCCGTCTCGGCCGCCGCGCGCACCTCGGAGGAGCTCGCGCGCCGGGCCGCGCGCCGGAGCGCGTCGGCGACCGCAAAATGGACGAGCGGATCGGTGGAGGTGTTCGCGGCGGCGCCGAGCATCGTGAGGATGTCGAGCCGCTCCTCGTCGCGCCATCCAGGCTCCATCCGATCGCCGAGGGAACCCCCGGAGCCGTCGGAGAGGACCCGTTCGAGGCCGCTGACGCCCGAGAGCGCGGCGCGTCGTTTCGGCGATCGCGCGCAGCCCGCGAGCGCGGCGAGGGCCTGCGTTCGCAGGGCGCGGCGGCGCTCGTCGGAGGGGCCGGCGTCGACGGCGCCCTCGGAGAGGAAGGTGTCGATCACGTCGAGCGGCGAGTGCTTGTGCTCGTGCGCGTCGTTCGCGAGGAGCCACCGATCGACGGCTTCGAGCAGGGCCTCGTGGACCCCCGCAGGGCGCGCGGACGAGCGCGACGCGAGCTCGCGCAGGACACGCATGGGGTGGTCGGGGTGCGGGCTCTGGAGGCGGAGATCGTCGCGGCCGAGCTGCCAGAGGAGGTCGGCGGCGCGCGGCAGGTGCGCGAGGTGCAGGCCCAC
Protein-coding sequences here:
- a CDS encoding ABC transporter substrate-binding protein, which codes for MADAIPSHVVQALAPTGRLRAAINFGNTVLAQRDPITGEPRGVSGELAREFAKRLGIPIEFVTFDAAGKVFEALKRGEWDIAFLAIDPVRAAEIDFTGPYVLIEGAYVVPKDSPIKTTDEVDRDDIRVAAAKGSAYELHLTRTLERAKVVTQPTGSEACEMFLRDKLEVAAGVKQPMTKFAEEHPETRLIPGRFMAIEQAMGMPKGRDAGVRALRAFVEEMKASGFVARALERSGQNEAVVAPPTPI
- a CDS encoding AAA family ATPase, whose amino-acid sequence is MVVGRGYALREKIEESADFSLYRAYREGDGVPVLLKILRAEGSTRAEVARFKHQYERIARIASPRLVALRGVEELAGSLIVVLEDFPGRDLARILAARPSRRMPVVDALDLAAALAEGLAVVHAAGLVHRDLRPQNVLVGAHGAVKIKNFGVDAEITRAHERLYEPAVIADVLPYISPEQTGRMNRGVDYRTDLYALGVILYQMLTGQRPFEVLDPMELIHAHLALAPAPPSRVDPTIPEAVSDVVLKLLAKNAEDRYQSAEGLLADLERCREALRGTGTIEPFVVGQRDRQDLFRIHQKLYGREHDIEALTAAFERALAGSREIVLVSGYSGIGKSSLVHEILKPLARQKGYFTSGKYDQYNRDTPYSAVIQAFDGLVRQILTESEARSEAWRRLLLDVLGPNGQVICDVIPSLSHVLGAQPPVPELGPVEAQNRLNRCFLLFVSVFARHAHPLVLFLDDLQWIDPASLGLLRALLADDSLEALFFCGAYRDNEVSPGHPFVLAIEELEHAGLVVRDIVLAPLARPHLLEMLSDSLKRDDCGPFADAVLKKTGGNPFFVKEFVRSLHDHGVLTFAAGSGWRWDLAKIDALAYTDNVVDLMVRTIARLPATTQAALKLAAAIGNRFELDVLATVSECSPEDAYGRLDPAVSEGLVIARREGYRFAHDKVQEGAYAMIPEADRPAFHLRIGRLLAGKLDLSENQNLFDVVGHLNNAGDLVSDPAERLRIARMSLEAACRAEDAAAFGAALRYLKLGLLRLPEDAWTSQYPLRLEYAKKTGLMLSLCGRHDDALAVLSDSLERTASRLDRTEVLRLKMNVQVLKNDLPAALAEGLAALRPFGLDLPPFPDESMVNAQVQATMDLVREKTLDALPGLPPLVDPEIRAMQDVLQELFAPGWFLSPNNLTIMVAKILENTLRHGLSKHAIYGCITFGTSLCARGDVELGYRFGRAAIDLSERHPDKKSEAMLRHLWGGHVQHWREGYPACQKSLLAGMHAGLETGQYIWAFYNTVNAITNSLLRGLPLSDLLAEAQSYQPICKLDEFDTITWIVDAIGQLAHQLSVETARPAKLKGAWVDIDEVIEESRRMDNLVSTSLAQFYVVLLGVFQGAFEEAARTALSLNIEIPTVVSWQGAAAFHVYAGVALTQAADVVSPDERVLFLARAEIFAKKLSRWADLCPENLAHRSALLDAELARVRGDAHAAWERYDEAIALAQRGGYLHDEALANELAGLSFRALGKTTVACAYLTKAHRAYGRWGATEAMRRLERAYPDLVPSEILRGAMGPEAAAPASTALDLGSVLKASQAISGEIVLERLLDALMRILVENAGARRGVLLLLRDGRLVVEAEHRIGEAAVHVLGAAPLEDRKDLPASVVTYVARTRETVLLDDLAIDGPFGRDPCFAGGAPCSSLAAPLVYKGRLAGVIYLDNDLTRSAFTPDRVEVIRHLSAQAANSIENARLYADLQQENAERRRAEEVLRHSYSLLEATLESTADGILVVDDEQRVVRQNHRFAAMWRIPDEILSTGSDDTFRTFVCDQLLDPETFLQRIRALYASPEKSSFDVIPFADGRIFERYSQPQRLGGRVVGRVWSFRDITARVRAEQQRDQLLLDERRARTAAEEAVQLRDEFLSIASHELRTPLTSLQLAIQSLGQRLARGMDVERVRSAVALSDRQVKRLADLIDMLLDVSRIQAGRLELYPAPVELRALVDEVVAHLGDQIARSGSAIAVRAEQPVIGRWDPHRLEQVVTNLLTNAIKFGERQPIDITITGEDRVARLSVTDRGIGIPAEVQAQLFERFRRGVSSQHYGGLGLGLYITRTIVEAHGGRIRVSSEIGRGSTFCVELPLSTESEGALPLHPTRASALDPTRGIAP
- a CDS encoding AgmX/PglI C-terminal domain-containing protein, whose amino-acid sequence is MKEIRVDDAAVPWDPALLRDRLQKIDPLFEALRELRKPGIDRLASGECVFEVEPDVPFTAAASAIMTSAFAGCPVAWVSTGSGWLKLRTPLPLPPGTPLPAPESRVPSRRQSALHIGPTELELTVFAVVPPASGAGREQLEKVVHRTVERGTSAARELGSALVGACQQAPRPCPAGLWLTADADVLFSEAARALGAIVDVQKAAPAAGGGAAEVLVSFRSRGTGPIDQLPPAIRLGSLQVSGRLPPGEIQRIARSNFGTFRACYEEGLKRNPNLEGRIGVRFVIGKDGRVTKAGAVPDPTAEFATERSEPLLPDEKVVACVVGAFEKLVFPAPEGGIVTVVYPIQFSPGS